CCTTGTTGCCGAGCGTCTTCTTGTTGAAGCTAGCAAAATGCGGGATCAAGATGAGCTTAGATGATTGGAAGCCAGCGGAACCGTTGTACTACCATTACATTGATTTGTCGAAAAACGAGATCTCAGGGAGTCTAGAAAGGTTCTTGAACGAGACGAGGTATCTGCTTGAGTTTCGGGCGGCGGAGAACAAACTTCGATTCGATATGGGGAACCTAACGTTTCCGAGGACACTAAAAACTTTGGATCTGTCAAGGAACTTGGTATTTGGTAAGGTGCCTGTCACGGTGGCTGGTCTACAAAGACTAAACTTAAGTCAAAACCATCTTTGTGGAGAACTTCCTACGACAAAGTTCCCGGCTAGCGCCTTCGCCGGTAACGACTGTCTTTGTGGCTCTCCACTTTCTCCTTGTAAAGCTTAGTAACAAGAGAACtacaattttgtatttggaTTTACTTTTACACGTAGTTCCAAATTAGATTTgtattaataacaaaaaaattgttttaagatATAAAAAGGCTCAGTTACAATGATTTATATTAgtgaaaaactgaaaatactatttaagttttgaacacttctttaatttattttgacttTCATACATTGGAATTGTTAGGTTAAAAAGTGAGGACTTGTTAAAAATTGTAGAATCactaagaaaattatttgaaactaaataaatgtaaaagaatGGAATTTTTAGCGTCTCTTGGCTTGAGGAAATGTAGTATGTACGGCAAAACGattcaatatttttggaaTGATTTGGTTGTTCTTGATGACTTTGAgatttaaccttttttttctttttcaaatctttttttttatatgccTTTGGGGACAGTTGACCTTGATAACATGAACCAAGAGACTTTGAAGCAGCAATACCTAGttgcaaagagaagaacagGATTTGATGAGTTAGAACAGAGTTCTCATTTGCCGGTTCGGAATTTGTTAAAGATTGTCTCGTCTCTTACTTCACTGGATTCATTTCCTCTTGAATCTCTAATCCAATGCCTTTACATTTCTTAATTAACTTCCACAATAACAACAAGAGAATCTCTTCAAGACTCTGGTAACAACCATTGACTTATAGGGATGCCTGAAACCGTTCAAGCCAATCGTAGAAATGATAAATTCGACCACGATTATAATTCCTCTAATTACGGATACTACTAATCACTGCCACATGCAAATGGATCGGTCAAAATCAtcaactttcttttattaaacaaaaaaaattatgttactagaaatagaaaatgcaaagaaatattaaaactttGACTTTGGAGCTCTCAAGTCGTCTCCCTCCCTCTATTAAAATAGCTACCAAATGCTTCTCTCACTcccacaacacaaacacacattACCACCATGAACTCTTGCTCCTTCAATTTATTCATCTTAGGTGCTATTATCTTTCTCCGGTGTTTTCGTTCCACCGGAGCTGCCACGTGTGATCCTGATGACGAAGCGGGTCTTTTAGGTTTCAAATCGGGTATAACCAAAGATCCTTCGGGCATTCTCAGCTCATGGAAGAAAGGTACTGACTGCTGCTTTTGGAGCGGTGTCTTTTGCGTCAACAACGACCGCGTCACACAACTAAGTGTGGATGGAGACTTTTCTCTTGACGGAAACTCTCCCTCCGGCACTATCTCGCCGATGCTGGCCAAACTTCAACACCTCGAGAGGATTCTTCTCACCTCTCTTCGAAAGATTACTGGTCCTTTTCCTCAATTCATTTTCCGATTACCAAAGCTAAATTACATAAACATCCAAGGTTGCCTTCTCTCTGGTCCCCTTCCAGCCAACATCGGCGAGCTAAGTCAATTGAAAACTTTAGTTATCGACGGAAACATGTTCACGGGTCATATTCCAAGTTCGATAGCCAATTTGACTCGGTTAACTTGGCTTAACCTCGGCAACAACCGCCTCTCTGGCACCATTCCAAACATATTTAAATCCATGAAAGAGCTCAATTCTCTTGATCTCTCCCGCAACGGATTTTTCGGGAGACTTCCTCCGTCGATTGCTTCGCTTGCACCAACTCTCTATTACCTCGATCTGAGCCAGAACAATCTCTCGGGGACGATCCCAAACTATTTATCAAGGTTTGAGGCGCTCTCCACATTGGTACTCTCGAAGAATAAGTACTCGGGGGTCGTGCCAATGAGTTTCACCAATCTGATCAACATTACCAATCTTGATCTCTCCCACAATCTTCTAACTGGTCCATTCCCTGTATTGAAAAGCATTAACGGCATTGAATCTCTGGATTTGTCGTACAACAAGTTTCACCTGAAAACGATTCCAAAATGGATGATATCGTCACCATCCATCTACTCATTGAAGTTGGCAAAATGTGGGCTGAAGATAAGCTTAGATGATTGGAAGCTAGCAGGGACCTACTACTATGATTCCATCGATCTGTCTGAAAACGAGATCTCAGGGAGTCCGGCTAAGTTCCTCAGCCAGATGAAGTATCTGATGGAGTTCCGAGCGGCAGGGAACAAACTCCGATTCGATTTGGGGAAGCTGACGTTTGTGAGGACTCTTGAAACCTTGGATTTGTCAAGGAACTTGATATTCGGGAGAGTGCTGGCAACATTTGCTGGACTGAAGACAATGAACGTGAGTCAAAACCATCTTTGCGGAAAACTTCCGGTGACAAAGTTCCCGGCCAGTGYGTTTGCGGGTAACGACTGTCTTTGTGGCTCTCCACTTTCTCCTTGTAAAGTGTAGTGGCAAGAAAACTATAATTAGTATCTGTATCTAATGTGTCGACAGTTGGgtccaaaaaatatttgtactAACCTTATTATTATAAGGGATTCTCTTATTCAAGAGTTACGTGTGGCATCTGTCCTTGTTACATGTGTCATCTCTCAACTTAAATACACTATTATTTAGTCAAAACAGTAAATACATAACTTTTTTAACgtattattttcatatgtgAAAATTAGAATTACAGGTAACATAtggattaaaataaaaagtcagGATCGTTCTACTACCCTACTAATTAACTCATATttgaattaatttatttaaataatacaatatatttaacaactaaataatactatatttaatcattatacatatatttggCACACGACGAATCTGAACATGGGTGAAAAATGCTCTATTCATCTACACtggaaacagagagaaaattaAGAAGCTACAGAAAATGGTACAGACAAAGATTGTCTTAAGAAGATGACTATGGTACCGAGGttttgacaagaaaatgtACCTCTCTGTGCAAGTTCACTagccattgtttttttcctatgAGATCTTGGGGCAAACCCAGTCAAGTAATTTCCTTTCAAATTCATGTGACACAAATAAATGTCAGAGACAAATACATTATCAAATGTCTGTCAAAAGAAATCCCTTTCTTAGGTTGTTGTTTTATGAATCCCTGGGAAAACAATGCACATGACTCTTATATATAATGTGAAGAAAGAGGTTGGTAGTGTGTGTGTATGGCTTGAATTTGTATACTTACAATGACTCAAAAAGGGAGAGATTTCTAAATGAGACAGCTATTGGTCCTTGTAATCCACTTGAACTAAGCTCATCAGTAGAATTCCTTGAGggaaattacaaaaatgaGTTATTGTCTGGTTGAAATGTTAGACTTACAAGGATTTTATTTGGTAATTAGAAGTACCTTTCAAAAGAATAGTCTTGGAGAGCAAGGATCACCAGTCCAAACCTTATTGACTTTATACATTGGTTTTATCCTTTCGATGGTGTGAACTGCATTAACAAGAGAAAATGGATAACTGTTAGTTTCAGTATAAATCATGGCCAATgcaatgaaaaatgaaaaacaaggaTTCACATGTAAAATTCTTACCAGATAGAAATGATAAATAcatgcttctcttttttcGCATCATCGAGTTCTCAACGCCAAGACATTGGACTGAAAGCACTTTTAGAAACTAATGGAAAGCAAGATAGGAAAAAAACGAAGCGAGATTCTGTAAAAAAACACTTGATCAGTGAAACAGGAATCCTTAAAAAGTCAATTTATAAAACAAGTACTTTGGGAACGGAACATGACTCTATCATTGTTAATCATATCATAAAGAAAACGTCGGAGCTTTTCCATTGCATTGGCCTCCATTGAATTCATACCCaatctaaaaatgaaaaacaaggaCTTATAGTGACTTGGGGACTATAAATTATTACTAGATAGAAATGATAAATACCTGCTTCTCGTTTTCTGAATATATAATGCAAATATTTGCAAGTTTATAATATCTATCATCATCAAGTTCTCAACGCCAAGACTTTGGGCCTAAACATGTCGTAGCACATTAAGAAACTAACCGAAAGCAAGCTAGGAAAATTTCAGTTGTCTCTTACCAATTCGTTACAAAAGCTTACCTTCATTAAGTCTCTTTATCAACTCCTTAATAGATACATCAGCAGATTCACACAAAGTTATTTCTGCAAGTTACACATCAATTATGCCAATTAAAACGACATTAGACACAAAATaatgaacaaaagaacaatgTCAACTTAATTATGAGAAAAACACACAATGCTATACTATTAAGCACTACCATTTTCTAATTTGGATACTCCGTCGGAGCTATCCTCTGAATAAATGGAAGATCATAGCTGAAACCTCTGAATacttaaaacatataattagGTTTACATAAAGTTACACTAATTCTAATAGAAAGAGTTTAAAATGATGATAACAAGATTACCTCATCATTCATGAGTATATTGACACGTATCTGAAACTTTTGCTCTTTCTTATGAAAACCTTGTTTAAACTACAAACAATGCTCGTGTACACGAAAGTATTTGCAAATATATAAGTTAATACAAGCTATAATAAAGCAAGTAGAtaagaaagtaagaaataaTGGAACAATCACAACGCAATTTCTTGCCATCAACTATGATTTTTcatacttttttgttaaaaaaaatcctgtgaaagtttgttttctgtttcttgaagTTGCGTTTGGACGTTGTATgctatgttttttgtttgtgcgtttgaattttgttttgtattttggtggcttttaattaatttttgtatgcGTTTGACTGTGGGTTTTCGtggatttatgttttgttctctgtttttttaagtTGCATCTAGACGTTGTTTgctatgatttttgtttgtttcgttGTGTTTCGGTGActttaaattagttttgagTGCGTTTGAGTGTGGATTTTCGTTgatttatgttctgtttttgagaCAGTGCAAGAGACATGataagtgagagagagagagagagagagagctacTTAACCATACATACCTTTGTTGGCTACTGAATGATTTTCTTTGCAGCCAAACAATCCTTCATCTTCAAACCGTTTGTCAATAAGTTCCATTTCAACTGAAGAAAGCTCTTGGAAAGTGTGTGTTTGTATGGCTTGCATTTGTACACTTACGATAACTCGAGGAGGGAGAGATCTCTAAAGGAAAAGGCTATTGGTCCTTGTAACCCACTTGAACTAAGATTCATTCTCGcatcaagaaaaacaaaaagaagctGATCAGCAGAATTATCAGAGAGGGAATTAGTTATTGTCTGGTTAAACTGAATGACTTACATGGACTTTATCTGGTAATTAGAAATACCTTCCCAAGGGAATAGTCTTGGAGAGAAAAGATCACCAGTTCAAACCTGAACAATGTCTACATCAAATAGACATAGCCACACAACTTAATTATGAGAAAACACAATACTATAAAGTACTAACCTTGTATTAAATGGTGGTCGTCAAACCGTCTTTGCAGCCGAGGAAGCAATCCTTCATCTTGAAATCCTTTGTCAAAAGTTCCATTTCAACCAAAGAACATTTGTTAATAACAAGCAGCTTAAACATAGAACGAATaacttaaattcaaaaaatcataaaaccaaaaatgacaCACTTACAGAATCCTCCCTGTCGTCATTTGGTTGTTTCCTCGGCTCATATTATCTTACCTCTCAGTGCAACTCCACCAGCCATTGTTCAAGGATTATTAGTTCAAACCTTATTCACTTAATACGTTGAATTTGTGCTTTTTATGGCGTGAGTTTCAGTATAAGTCAAGGTTCAGAATCTAGAAAATGATTTACCAATTCATCACGAAAGCTTACCTTATTCAAGTCTCTTTATCAACTCCTACATCCGCAGACTCACACAAAATTTTCCAGCAAGTTACACATCAATTAAGCCAATTAAAAGGATATCATACACAAAATAAGGAACAATAACTACATCAAACAGACAGAACCACACAACTGAAATATGAGAAAACACACAATGCTATAAAGCACTAACCTTTTTCTCTAGTTTTGATACCCGGTCGGAGCTATCTTCTGAGATTATAACTGAAACTCCTGAATAAGTTAATGATGAACTCCTGAATATATTAAAGTGGTTTTACATAAACTCGCACTGGTTCTAGTAGGAAAGAGTTTAAAgtgatgaaatttttttaacaagatTACTTTGTCAGTCATGAGTATATTGAAGCGCATTCGAAACTTTTGCTCTTACTTCAGAAAACCTGTTTTAAACTGCAAACAATGCTCGTGTGCtttcaaatatataagttaATACAAGCTATAATAAAGTAAGTAGAtaagaaagtaagaaataaGGGAACAATCACAACACAATTTCTTGTCATCAATTGTGattattcacatttttttgttaaaaacaatCCTGTGaaagtttgttttctgtttttagaAGTTGCGTCTGGACGTTGTGTgctatgttttttgtttgtgcgTTTGAATTTCgttttgtgtgtgtgattttgttgtgtgtaTGTTCGAGTGTGGTTTTTCGTGgatttatgttctgttttctgtttctttaagTTGCGTTTGGACGTTGTGTgctatgttttttatttgtgtgaATTTCGTTTGTGTTTGGGTGACTTTAAAATAGTTatgtgtgtttgatttttatttttgtgcgTTTATGTgtttatgctctgtttttgataCAGTGCAAGAGACATGATACGcgggagggagagagagagctaCTTAACCATACCTTTGTTGGCTACTGAACTGTCTTCAAAACTTCCTTAAAGCTAAATAATCCTTCATCTTGAGGACCTTTGTCAAAAATTCCATTTCAACTGAAGAAAGCTcttgaaaccaaagaaacctTGTTAATAACACGCAGCTTAAACATAGAACGAATAACTTAAATTcagaaaatcataaaaccaaaaatgacaAACTTACAAAATACTCCCTGTTGACATTTGGTTGCTTCCTCAGCTCATATTATCTTAACGGTAATATACATTGTTGGAAGCTGCTGGAAATTTCAAGTCAGCTTTATCTTCTCTAGTTCACCTTATCTAGTTCTTAttcaaagataaaaaataaacccgacaaaagttttttaagaTATAGAATGGTACGGAAGTAAACTTTTTTGGGATAGTGCAAGCCTCTATATCCTTCGTATCTAATTGCGGTaaaggagagagaggaagatACTTGACCTTAACATTTGTATGTCCTTGCTAGCGAATAGTCTcccttttgttctttgcaACTTAAGGATCTCTTCACTTGTGAGGAATGATCTTTATTACTAAGTCAGCAACAAAATAGAGTAACatagagcaaataaaatgCAAAAGGCTGAACTAAACCAGTAAAAAATTACGGAATTGTAAAGTTTAACTACATCTTACGTGACCCTTTTCACAAGGGTTGTTAGCTCTGAGATGGAGAAATAGGAGTGTGGGATCCAGATAAAGCGACAATGTCCTTGTCAGACAAGCCCATCCGCTTAGCAAATACATCTCTCAACAGATCAAAACCTTTTGTAGCATCAGGGAGACGACCCTCAGGAGGTGTATGGGGCTTGTCCTGAAAGCAAGATATGCATGTTAGAAACAGACAATCAAGTCCCACAGCGTTTCAGTATTACAAGTATTGAGAGAATGTCTAAATTATCAATCAGCCATGTCAACAAAGAAAGCAGAACACACACTCTCAGGAATGATTAACCTCTCTTCAAGGGTGGAAATGAATTTTAGGGCCACCAGTAACTTCAACGGCCACAGCACCTGAAAGATCAATTTCTCACCAAAAAGACATTGTAAGTTAGAATCCAAACCCTAAAGTTATCACCGTCAACAAATTAGaacttttcaaaaatctaaaatcaatCAGCAAGAGAGATAGTAGGGAATGCTACCTGATGGGGTCCAGCAACCTAAGAGCAATTTGAATACCATAGTTGGCTCCATTAACTTGCTCTGCATCAAACCTCATTGTTCTGAATGGACCTCCAGTTCTTGACTGACAATCGTAAGTTCCAGTAGAGTGCCATCTGCAGAAGAAATCAGATCAGCCATGAGAACCTAAATATTAGAAACCAACCACACACTGATATAGTTAGTTATTTACGCATGATGCATATCacaaccaataaaaattagCAATAAACGGAGACAAATGTGcttacttatttttgtttcctttcgAATTATGCATATCACAACTAAGGCACAATGAGAACGATCACTAATGTGACAAATGTCTTGGTCATCGACTCTGGAATCAGAGAGGACATTAAAAAGCCTCAGAAATTGGTAGAGACACACATTGTCTTAAAAAGATGACTACGGTTCAGGGGTTTTGACAAGAAAGTGTACCTCTCAGTGCAAGTCCACCAGCCATTATTCAAGGATCATTAGTTCAAACCTTATTCCCTTTATACGTTGAATTTGTGCTTTATATGGCGAGAACTGCATTGATATGGATAACTGTGAATTTCAGTATAAATCAAGGTTACGAAACTAGAAAATGATTTACCAATTCGTCACGAAAGCTTACCTTATTCAAGTCTCTTTATCAACTCCTACATCCGCACACTCACACAAAATATTCCAGCAAGAAACACATCAATTAAGGAACAATATCTACATCAAACAGACAGAACCACACAACTTAAATATGAGAAAACACACAATGCTATAAAGCACTAAcctttttctcaaattttgatACCCGGTCGGAGCTATCTTCTGAGATTAAAGTGGTTTTACATAAACTCCCATTGGTTCTAAtagaaaagagtttaaaacGATGAAAAAGATTTAACAAGATTACCTTGTCAGTCATGAGTATATTAAAGCTCATCTGAAACTTTTGCTCTTTCTTCATAAAACCTGTTTTAAACTGCAAACAATGCTCGTGtacttttcaaatatataagttaGTACAAGCTATAATAAAGCAAGTAGAtaagaaagtaagaaataaGGGAACACTCACAACGCAATTTCTTGCCATCAAATGTGATTATTCACACTTTttgctataaaaaaaatcatgttaaagtatgttttatgtttcttgaaGTTGCGTTTGGACGTTGtgtgttatgttttttgtttgtgcatttgaatttcattttgtgtgtgtgatttGTTGTGTATGTTCGAGTGTGGTTTTTCGTGgatttatgttctgttttctgtttctttaagTTGTGTGTTTTGGACGTTGTGTgctatgttttttatttgtgtgaatttcgttttgtgttttggtgactttaaaatagttatgtgtgtttgattttttttttgtgcgtTTATGTGTAGGTTTTCGTGGAtttatgctctgtttttgataCAGTGCAAGAGACATGATAAGTGGGAGGGAGAGAGAGCGAGCTACTTAACCATACCTTTGTGGCTACTGAACTGTCTTCAAAGCTTCCTTACAGCTAAACAATCCTTCATCCTGAGAAACTTTGTCAAAAATTCCATTAGAAAGCTcttgaaaccaaagaaacctTGTTAATAACACGCAGCTTAAACATAGAAcgaatatttaaatttaaatgatcataaaaccaaaattgacaaaacatacaaaatccTCGCTGCTAACATTTGGTTGCTTGCTCTGCTCAGGTTTTCTAAACAGGTAATATACATTGTTATGGAGCTGCTAATTGCAGAAAAAAACCTGTCTAATTGCGGTAAAggagagagataaagagagactTCACCTTAATCATTGTACGTCTTTGCTAGCGAAATAGTCTCTCTATGGTTCTCTGCACTTGAAAGCAATGACATTTATTAGTAAGTCATCAACTAGTAAGATAGAGCGGTAGAGCCTATCATCTCTGAAATGGAGAAATAGACAAACATTATCTAGAGAATCAGGTAATATCTTGGAGACACTAAACACTAGAGCCAAAGAACTGAATCACTAAACAGAGAAAAATCATCACAAGAGGTTCTAAATGGATAGATTTTCTTAATCAAAACACATGTAACCAACGTTTTTCAATAACCTACATGATTGAATTGAAACTAGTACTAAACGAACACAAAatgaagatcatcatcatcagaatcatcaCACTACTACGAAATTCACTGATTCTACTAAATTGCTAAGAGATTGATTACTATAAATGGATCAACAAAGAAACCCGAAGAAAGGGGTTTGTGATTCCTAACCTTATTTTGCTTAATCACAAGGATTTGTAATCAAGATTCAATTCCACAATTATGTTCTGAATAATCGGAAGAGAATTATGAAGTAAACGAAACAACCGatgaatcaaaaacaaacttgaAATCGATCAGAATTGGGTTTATTATATACCTGATTGTTTGCGTAATATCGGAGGGTTTAAACCGAGTCAATCACACGCTCCTCTTGACGGCGGTGACAAGGATTTCCTCCCCAATTTCGTTTCTCATCCCCAGATTCATCACCGGCTGGAGCCGAAACAAGTTGATTCCGAagaatttgataatttgaatTGTAGAGACGAAGTATTTTTTGAGTCGGTGATGAAATGAATGGAAccagaaaattatatttgtagtGAGTGTTCTAAAGCTAGTTGATACGAAAATACTAAAATACCCCGTTTTATTCCGTTAGACccatttggatttggatttgaattataattttccccctaatttgaaaattttagtccgttaaaacttaaaacaaaaattcaaattacaTATTACTTATGGTTGGATGTGCACTTTACTTAATTTGAGAATACTACCACGAGTGAGTTCATTAAGAAATTCTTAAGTATTACAACCCTTACCTTCATTCTAACGAGAACACAAAGCAATAACGAACACAATAACAATTAGATGATTCATTTTTTGGATCTAGAATATTTCTTAAAGTACAATGAATCCAAAAGCTTAATGTTCATAAGCcaacaaataaatttgaacaaaaatataaaccaaaaatgaacCTATGGCGGGAGGAGCATTTCCTGTCGAAAACTAAGGTTAATCAGTAATATAATGATCaatcctttctctctctcaaactAAGATTCAAAAAGCTCCAATGGAGTAACCTGAAAGACAAGAAGCGCATAAGAAAATTGGTTGAGGAAATGAATCATAAGAAGTAAATCGATTAGACAGACCATTATAGAGATTCTGCGACTATCTCTTAAACAAACCAACGTCTTAAATCTCTAAACTCACACTTaaacaatatgaaaacaaCCTCTCCAATACTCTGATAACAAACCATGCCTCAAAATCGTGTTGCTTGTATTCTACGGAACAGGCATTATACTATTATAagatcaaaatatattgaacaaAATCTCGCAGCTTAatttaatacttaaaaaaTCACAGGTCAATAAGATATACAAGAGGGATTACCAATATCACGCTTACCATTCCAATGACATGTGGTCAAGTCTTAAGATCGAGATTCACATTGATATCAgatctctttattttgttaattaaggTCTATATCATGGAGTATCTCTTTTACCGACAGAGAGTTGATTAAGCCTGTCATGGGaatataaaatgataattgTCATGCTGTAATTACGGACACCACTAACTATGCAAGAAAAAACACGTTTGAAAATGAATAGAAATGAAATCAGACCTCGAGTCGACGACACTTCAGTCACTTCTCTCATTCAACAAAACACCATGAACTCTTGTTCCTtccctctcttcctctttgttATCTTTCTCCGGTGTTTAAGTTCCACGGGAGCTGCCACATGTCATCCTGATGACAAAGCGGGTCTTTTAGCTTTCAAATCGGGTATAACCCAAGATCCTTCGGGTATTCTCAGCTCATGGCAGAAAGATATTGACTGCTGCTCCTGGTACGGTATCTTTTGCCTCCCTACGATTCATGGCGACCGCGTCACCATGATGGCATTAGACGGAAATACGGATGTTGGTGAAACCTTTCTCTCCGGCACTATCTCACCGTTGCTCGCCAAACTCCATCACCTCAACGAGATTCGCCTCACCAATCTTCGAAAGATCACTGGATCTTTTCCCCACTTCCTCTTCAAATTACCAAAGCTAAGGACTGTTTACTTAGAGAATAACCGTCTCTCTGGTCCCCTTCCTGCCAACATCGGTGCACTAAGtaatttggaaattttgagTGTGGCGGGAAACCGGTTCAGCGGTTCGATCCCAAGTTCGATGTCTAAGTTAACTAGCTTACTCCAACTCAAGCTCAACGGTAACCGCCTTTCTGGCATCTTCCCAGACATATTCAAATCCATGCGGCAACTTCGATTTCTTGATCTCTCCAGCAACAGATTCTCTGGAAACCTTCCTTCATCGATTGCATCTCTTGCACCGACTCTTTCTACCCTTGAGGTGGGCCATAACAAGCTATCGGGGACTATCCCGGACTATTTATCGAGATTCGAGCTTCTCTCCGCATTAAATCTCTCTAGGAATGGGTACACAGGGGTCGTGCCGATGAGTTTTGCCAATCTGACCAACATTATCTTTCTTGATCTCTCCCACAATCTGCTTACCGGTCCATTCCCTGTCTTGAACTCATTAGGCATCGAATATCTACATCTTTCGTACAACCGATTTCACCTTGAAACAATCCCCGAATGGGTGACCTTGTCGAAGTTCATCTACTCATTGAAGCTTGCAAAATGTGGGATCAAAATGAGCTTAGACCATTGGATGCCAGCAGACACCTCTTTCTACCATCACATTGATTTTTCGGAAAACGAGATCTCAGGGAGTCCAATAAGGTTTTTTAACCAGATGGATTTTATGGTGGAGTTCCATGCACCGGGGAACAAACTCCAGTTCGACTTGGGGAAGCTAAAGTTTGGAATCTTCTTGAAAACCCTGGATTTGTCAAGGAACTTGGTATTTGGGAAGGTACCGGTGACGGTGACCAGACTGCAGACACTAAACTTGAGTCAAAACCATCTTTGCGGAAAGCTTCCATCGACAAAGTTCCCGGCTAGTGCTTTTGTCGATAACAAGTGTCTTTGCGGCTTTCCACTTTCTCCTTGTAAAGCTTAGGGACAAGAAAAGCACAGTTTTGTATTTGGATTTATTATGACACGTAGctccaaataaaatttgtgtgACTATAATAAAGTGATTTAAAGATCCCAATGCCAATAAGCTCCATTACAACTATAGTGAATGTTAGTGAAAGTATGATTTCAACCCTTATGCACTATTTCCATGCAGTCGTTATGTTGGTACAAAATTGAGGATCTGAAGGCATTTGAAAGGTCACCAAACAGTCTCTCTGAGAAACATGAAGCGAAGAAATTCATATTTAGTCAATAGAACCACTGAGCCGGACAATGATTACCTCAACATG
This sequence is a window from Arabidopsis thaliana chromosome 1 sequence. Protein-coding genes within it:
- a CDS encoding Leucine-rich repeat (LRR) family protein (Leucine-rich repeat (LRR) family protein; INVOLVED IN: signal transduction; LOCATED IN: endomembrane system; CONTAINS InterPro DOMAIN/s: Leucine-rich repeat-containing N-terminal domain, type 2 (InterPro:IPR013210), Leucine-rich repeat (InterPro:IPR001611); BEST Arabidopsis thaliana protein match is: Leucine-rich repeat (LRR) family protein (TAIR:AT1G33590.1); Has 70130 Blast hits to 27843 proteins in 1022 species: Archae - 17; Bacteria - 3910; Metazoa - 19398; Fungi - 840; Plants - 41539; Viruses - 0; Other Eukaryotes - 4426 (source: NCBI BLink).), with the translated sequence MNSCSFPLFLFVIFLRCLSSTGAATCHPDDKAGLLAFKSGITQDPSGILSSWQKDIDCCSWYGIFCLPTIHGDRVTMMALDGNTDVGETFLSGTISPLLAKLHHLNEIRLTNLRKITGSFPHFLFKLPKLRTVYLENNRLSGPLPANIGALSNLEILSVAGNRFSGSIPSSMSKLTSLLQLKLNGNRLSGIFPDIFKSMRQLRFLDLSSNRFSGNLPSSIASLAPTLSTLEVGHNKLSGTIPDYLSRFELLSALNLSRNGYTGVVPMSFANLTNIIFLDLSHNLLTGPFPVLNSLGIEYLHLSYNRFHLETIPEWVTLSKFIYSLKLAKCGIKMSLDHWMPADTSFYHHIDFSENEISGSPIRFFNQMDFMVEFHAPGNKLQFDLGKLKFGIFLKTLDLSRNLVFGKVPVTVTRLQTLNLSQNHLCGKLPSTKFPASAFVDNKCLCGFPLSPCKA
- a CDS encoding uncharacterized protein (unknown protein; FUNCTIONS IN: molecular_function unknown; INVOLVED IN: biological_process unknown; LOCATED IN: endomembrane system; EXPRESSED IN: flower; EXPRESSED DURING: 4 anthesis; Has 1 Blast hits to 1 proteins in 1 species: Archae - 0; Bacteria - 0; Metazoa - 0; Fungi - 0; Plants - 1; Viruses - 0; Other Eukaryotes - 0 (source: NCBI BLink).) — its product is MAGGVALRVIRSMFKLLVINKCSLVEMELLTKDFKMKDCFLGCKDGLTTTI
- a CDS encoding Leucine-rich repeat (LRR) family protein (Leucine-rich repeat (LRR) family protein; LOCATED IN: endomembrane system; CONTAINS InterPro DOMAIN/s: Leucine-rich repeat-containing N-terminal domain, type 2 (InterPro:IPR013210), Leucine-rich repeat (InterPro:IPR001611); BEST Arabidopsis thaliana protein match is: Leucine-rich repeat (LRR) family protein (TAIR:AT1G33590.1).), which gives rise to MNSCSFNLFILGAIIFLRCFRSTGAATCDPDDEAGLLGFKSGITKDPSGILSSWKKGTDCCFWSGVFCVNNDRVTQLSVDGDFSLDGNSPSGTISPMLAKLQHLERILLTSLRKITGPFPQFIFRLPKLNYINIQGCLLSGPLPANIGELSQLKTLVIDGNMFTGHIPSSIANLTRLTWLNLGNNRLSGTIPNIFKSMKELNSLDLSRNGFFGRLPPSIASLAPTLYYLDLSQNNLSGTIPNYLSRFEALSTLVLSKNKYSGVVPMSFTNLINITNLDLSHNLLTGPFPVLKSINGIESLDLSYNKFHLKTIPKWMISSPSIYSLKLAKCGLKISLDDWKLAGTYYYDSIDLSENEISGSPAKFLSQMKYLMEFRAAGNKLRFDLGKLTFVRTLETLDLSRNLIFGRVLATFAGLKTMNVSQNHLCGKLPVTKFPASXFAGNDCLCGSPLSPCKV